TAGCATCTTTAAACCATTGCTGCATCATACATAATTACCCCTTCCATAGAAATGCTCAAATTCCATTATAGCATTTTTATGGAAGGGGAACAAGAATAAACTGTTAAATATATTGCTACTGCTCATTACTACGATTTCTTAGCCATTCCTCAACTTCTAATTGATTATACCGTATGCTCTTCTTTTTGCCTATATATGGCATACCTTCCTTCCTCCATCTCCATGCCGTCGTAGAATTAATAGACAACCATTCACAGAGCTCCCGCTCTGTTATCCATTCAGCCATGGTTAATACTCCCCTTACATATATTATATTATTACATTATGTTTAAATATAATTAAATTATACACTTTGTTTATTTTTTGTCAATATCCTCTTCTTATTGTAAAAATACCGCCAATCTCCATATTTGTTAATGGAAATTGGCGGTATTTATCAATCCTTATGGGGAAGTGTTTTCAACACTTCAGATGCTACCTTCCTTACATTCTCATCTTCATCGGTAGTAAAACTCCTTATATGCTCACTGGCTATTGGATTACCAATTTTACCTAATGTCTTCATTATTTCTATGCGAATTTCTGGATCTGCATCCCTAAGCATTGTGATCAATTTATTGGCAATATCCAGATCCTTAGAAGTAGCTAATGCCCTTATAGCTGCCAATCTAATATCTTTATTAGAATTTGTCGTTGCCTCCAATAATTTATTTGTCTTTCCCTTTTGTTCCCATGATTCGATCTTTTTTAATGAAACACCAAACATGGACAACCACTCCTTTTTATAATATTTTATATGAATAATATGAAAGCAAAACTTCATTGGTTTTGTACTTTCCCATAGTATAAACCTCAAATATGAATACCTTCCATAAGCATATCCATAAGTGACTGCCTGTCTCGTTCCCTCTGTGCCTCACCATAGCTTAACATTGCACATCTCATACAATGGCGGATTACCATATCATAAAATATATCTGCTACAAAATCACAATCGATATCCTTTATACACCCTTCCTGCTGCCCACACTCAAATATTCCTTTAAGCACATCGATAATCTTTGTCCTTTGATCACAAATATATTTCTGCAATTCATTTTGGGTTTCAGCCTTTAAAGATACTCCGCCAGTTTTAAACATCATATCGCTGGTCTTTATATTCCTATTGACCTTCTGTTCGTGGAAATATATAAAGGCATATAGTTTGTCCATAAATACATGCTCTTCGTTTACCTCTTTTATCATCTTTAAAAAATATCTTTCATAATTGTGTTCAAAAACTTGAAGAAATAATGCCTCTTTGCTTTCAAAATACTGGTATACTGTGCCTTTCCCTATACCTGCATATTCTGCTATTTCATCTATACTTGTATTATAAAATCCTTTTTTACTAAACATATGTGTAGCAGCGTCCAATATCATCGACTTTTTACTTTTTATAGCCAATATCTATCTACGCTCCTTTACTATAAAGCATTTTATGGCTGAACGTTGACTGACCAGTCAGTCTATGTATAATATAGCACAAACACTCGGATATGACAATAAAATTCCCTGTTTTTATAAAATATATCGCCAATCTCCAAATATCCAGAGATTGGCGATATATTTTATATTTGATTCACTTTCCTTTCGATTTCCTGCAATACCCTATTATAGTAATCCAACATGGTTTTAAGGTTTGGATCCAA
This window of the Xylanivirga thermophila genome carries:
- a CDS encoding helix-turn-helix domain-containing protein encodes the protein MAEWITERELCEWLSINSTTAWRWRKEGMPYIGKKKSIRYNQLEVEEWLRNRSNEQ
- a CDS encoding HEAT repeat domain-containing protein, which produces MFGVSLKKIESWEQKGKTNKLLEATTNSNKDIRLAAIRALATSKDLDIANKLITMLRDADPEIRIEIMKTLGKIGNPIASEHIRSFTTDEDENVRKVASEVLKTLPHKD
- a CDS encoding TetR/AcrR family transcriptional regulator — translated: MAIKSKKSMILDAATHMFSKKGFYNTSIDEIAEYAGIGKGTVYQYFESKEALFLQVFEHNYERYFLKMIKEVNEEHVFMDKLYAFIYFHEQKVNRNIKTSDMMFKTGGVSLKAETQNELQKYICDQRTKIIDVLKGIFECGQQEGCIKDIDCDFVADIFYDMVIRHCMRCAMLSYGEAQRERDRQSLMDMLMEGIHI